A single genomic interval of Bradyrhizobium sp. CCBAU 53338 harbors:
- the ehuA gene encoding ectoine/hydroxyectoine ABC transporter ATP-binding protein EhuA — MSAGPFSVQLRNVTKRFGASTVLNDLNLEVGQGEKLVVIGPSGSGKSTLLRVLMTLEGIDRGSVSICGRELWSCDSTGAARQASARQTRTIRSDVGMVFQSFNLFPHLTALENVTEGPIRVLKMPKEKAVSLGKELLRRVGLEDRCDYYPARMSGGQQQRVAIARAMAMRPKILLFDEVTSALDPELVGEVLAVIRELTHQKELTVIMVTHQMSFAREIADRVCFFDHGRIVEEGEPYQFFSQPKSARTQAFLKSVLDA, encoded by the coding sequence ATGTCGGCCGGACCGTTCTCAGTACAGCTAAGGAACGTTACAAAACGTTTTGGGGCGTCCACGGTCCTAAATGACCTAAATCTCGAAGTCGGACAGGGTGAAAAGCTTGTGGTCATCGGTCCGAGTGGATCGGGAAAATCAACTCTCCTCAGGGTTCTCATGACATTGGAGGGAATCGACAGAGGCAGTGTCTCTATCTGCGGCCGTGAGTTGTGGTCGTGCGATTCGACCGGCGCAGCACGCCAAGCATCGGCCCGGCAAACACGTACGATTCGGAGCGATGTCGGCATGGTCTTTCAGAGCTTTAATCTTTTTCCTCACCTTACGGCGCTTGAAAACGTGACCGAGGGACCGATTCGCGTCCTCAAGATGCCGAAGGAGAAAGCCGTGAGCCTCGGAAAGGAGCTGCTTCGAAGGGTGGGACTGGAAGATCGGTGCGACTACTACCCTGCGAGGATGTCAGGCGGTCAGCAACAAAGGGTTGCGATCGCGAGAGCAATGGCGATGAGACCGAAAATACTCCTATTCGACGAGGTGACCTCGGCGCTCGATCCTGAACTCGTTGGCGAGGTGCTAGCGGTCATTCGGGAGCTGACTCACCAAAAGGAACTGACGGTTATCATGGTAACGCATCAGATGTCCTTCGCGCGAGAGATCGCCGACAGGGTTTGCTTCTTCGATCACGGCCGAATTGTCGAGGAAGGAGAGCCGTACCAGTTCTTTTCTCAACCGAAAAGCGCGAGAACCCAGGCGTTTCTAAAGTCGGTCCTGGACGCCTGA
- a CDS encoding DUF1989 domain-containing protein: protein MTSRSISMPEPENAQTRRSARKETVYAVGQIPALDMEFYQNVGSGAEKVSELTIPARDGGAFEVPAGHLFRIVSVEGSQVGDFNLWNSDNLSEHFYSGKTRAIHATHISTGDRLWSSMPYLRPMATITYDSLGWYGWDSDGCGIHDVIGTRCDPYTRRMITGEDYDHCCHSNLVRALSAFRKISAKEAEGYVHDVMNVFMCTGFDVESHEYIKKASPVRPGDFIEFFAEINLLGALSACPGGDCGPRVPGQTPKCYPLKVEILRPAKGALNGWKSPEPSPYKGKHGMS, encoded by the coding sequence ATGACTTCCAGATCCATTTCGATGCCCGAGCCGGAGAATGCTCAGACTCGCCGGTCGGCGCGCAAAGAAACGGTCTACGCCGTCGGACAAATTCCGGCGCTCGATATGGAATTCTACCAGAACGTTGGGTCCGGTGCTGAGAAAGTGTCGGAGTTGACGATCCCTGCTCGGGATGGCGGCGCGTTCGAAGTGCCTGCCGGGCACCTCTTTCGGATCGTGAGCGTGGAGGGATCGCAGGTTGGTGATTTTAATCTTTGGAATAGCGACAATCTTTCTGAACACTTCTACAGCGGTAAGACGCGGGCGATTCATGCGACGCACATTTCTACTGGTGATCGCCTGTGGAGCAGCATGCCATACCTGAGGCCGATGGCGACTATCACTTACGACAGTCTGGGATGGTATGGGTGGGATTCCGATGGTTGTGGAATTCACGATGTGATCGGAACACGCTGCGACCCTTACACGAGAAGAATGATAACCGGTGAAGATTACGATCACTGTTGCCATTCCAATCTCGTTCGAGCCCTATCTGCCTTCAGAAAGATTTCGGCGAAGGAAGCCGAGGGCTACGTGCACGACGTCATGAACGTCTTTATGTGCACAGGCTTCGATGTCGAAAGTCACGAGTATATCAAAAAGGCAAGCCCGGTTCGTCCAGGCGACTTCATCGAATTCTTCGCGGAGATCAATCTCCTTGGTGCGCTATCCGCCTGTCCCGGCGGCGACTGTGGGCCGCGGGTCCCAGGGCAGACCCCCAAGTGCTATCCCCTGAAGGTGGAAATCCTTCGTCCCGCGAAGGGCGCGCTGAATGGTTGGAAGTCGCCTGAACCCTCGCCCTACAAAGGCAAGCACGGGATGAGCTGA
- a CDS encoding carbonic anhydrase, producing the protein MIGCCDSRVSPELIFNARPEEIFVIRNVAARTALRCRGRIPRRRGCSGCARSRPVWGVPAYAKGKVSASPESFTTPWMQRLVPVAHRAGRVAAAWTTITPTWSWLRSISPCSI; encoded by the coding sequence GTGATCGGATGTTGCGACAGCCGCGTTTCACCCGAATTGATATTCAATGCGAGACCCGAGGAAATCTTCGTCATCAGAAACGTTGCAGCGCGTACCGCCCTTCGGTGTCGAGGGAGAATTCCACGCCGCCGGGGCTGCTCTGGTTGTGCTCGGTCACGCCCGGTGTGGGGCGTCCCCGCTTATGCCAAAGGCAAGGTATCGGCCTCACCAGAAAGCTTCACGACTCCATGGATGCAACGTCTGGTCCCGGTGGCGCACAGAGCTGGCCGTGTTGCGGCGGCCTGGACGACGATCACACCGACTTGGAGCTGGCTGCGATCGATCAGTCCTTGCTCAATCTAA
- a CDS encoding pyridoxal phosphate-dependent aminotransferase yields the protein MTVFDAASASNRSEFAARVNRIQPSQSGAAAQRVRELQAQGRTILNLTQGEPDFDTPDNVVQAALAAMKRGETKYTNTDGTAVLKETIAKKFARENGLSYKVSQISVANGAKQILFNALAATLDHGDEVIIPAPYWVSYPEMVSFFGGVPKIVACPAARNFKLDPIDLERAITSRTRWLLLNSPSNPTGAVYTRRELEPIIDVLRRNPHVWLLSDDIYEHLVYDGLEYCTPAAIDQSVAERTLVVNGVSKAYCMTGWRIGYAAGPAKLISQMAKLQSQATANPSSISQAAAVEALNGPQEGLRERAEKYQRRRNLVLEGLASVPGLACDKPSGAFYVFPSCRDLIGKRTPDGTVLADDKDFCKYLLDAEGVAVVHGAAYGLSPHFRISYATADETLKEACVRIARACSRLS from the coding sequence ATGACAGTCTTCGACGCCGCGTCTGCGTCCAACCGCTCCGAGTTTGCCGCACGCGTGAATCGAATTCAACCGTCGCAGAGTGGTGCTGCGGCCCAGCGAGTGCGGGAATTGCAGGCTCAGGGGCGAACAATTCTCAATCTGACCCAGGGTGAACCCGACTTCGACACACCCGATAATGTCGTGCAGGCTGCGCTCGCCGCCATGAAGAGGGGCGAGACGAAGTATACCAACACGGATGGTACGGCAGTCCTGAAAGAGACAATTGCGAAGAAATTCGCGCGTGAGAACGGCCTCTCCTACAAGGTCAGTCAAATTTCGGTCGCCAACGGCGCCAAACAAATCTTATTCAATGCGTTGGCGGCGACGTTGGATCACGGAGACGAGGTCATCATCCCGGCTCCGTACTGGGTGTCGTACCCGGAAATGGTGTCGTTCTTCGGTGGGGTACCCAAAATCGTCGCTTGCCCGGCGGCGAGGAACTTCAAGCTCGATCCGATCGATTTGGAACGTGCGATCACGTCGAGGACTCGGTGGCTCCTCTTGAACTCGCCTTCTAATCCCACGGGGGCCGTATACACGCGCAGGGAGCTGGAGCCAATCATCGATGTATTGCGAAGAAATCCGCACGTCTGGCTCCTTAGCGACGACATATACGAGCATCTTGTCTATGACGGGCTCGAATATTGTACGCCGGCGGCGATCGATCAGTCCGTCGCGGAGCGAACCCTGGTCGTCAATGGCGTCTCGAAGGCCTATTGTATGACGGGTTGGCGCATCGGTTATGCCGCGGGTCCGGCGAAGTTGATATCCCAAATGGCGAAATTGCAATCTCAGGCCACGGCCAATCCATCGTCCATCAGCCAAGCTGCGGCCGTCGAGGCTTTGAACGGGCCGCAAGAGGGGCTTCGAGAGCGAGCAGAGAAATATCAACGACGGCGCAATCTGGTTCTGGAAGGACTCGCGTCCGTGCCCGGGTTGGCTTGCGACAAGCCGTCCGGCGCCTTTTACGTCTTCCCCTCCTGCCGCGACCTGATCGGAAAGCGGACCCCGGACGGAACCGTCCTTGCCGATGACAAGGACTTTTGCAAGTATCTCCTCGATGCCGAAGGGGTGGCGGTGGTGCACGGAGCGGCCTATGGCTTATCGCCCCACTTCAGAATCTCATATGCTACTGCGGACGAAACCTTAAAGGAGGCCTGTGTCCGCATAGCCCGGGCATGCAGTCGACTGAGTTGA